The Betta splendens chromosome 4, fBetSpl5.4, whole genome shotgun sequence genome contains a region encoding:
- the vopp1b gene encoding vesicular, overexpressed in cancer, prosurvival protein 1 translates to MRNPRVDVALTLYLLLECVQAKKYCWYFEGGYPIYFICRSYEDCCGTRCCVRALSIQRIWYFWVLLMMGVLFCCGAGFFIRRRMYPSPLRDEPAFNVSFTRHPVTTPVSQQPGSMQGFGVNGMTGGDPGVTVTHPAYPAQPGSAHMMMGFYPPPPSYCNHPPPSYEQIFQNRDKK, encoded by the exons ATGAGGAATCCACGGGTCGATGTCGCCCTGACACTGtacctgctcctggag TGCGTCCAAGCCAAAAAGTATTGCTGGTACTTTGAAGGTGGATACCCCATTTACTTCAT ATGCCGCTCCTACGAGGACTGCTGTGGGACTCGCTGCTGTGTGAGGGCCCTGTCCATCCAGAGAATCTGGTACTTCTG ggtgctgctgatgatgggAGTGCTCTTCTGCTGTGGCGCCGGCTTCTTCATCCGCAGAAGGATGTACCCGTCGCCCCTGAGAGACGAGCCAGCGTTCAACGTCTCCTTCACCCGCCATCCTGTCACCACACCAG TTTCCCAGCAGCCGGGAAGTATGCAGGGCTTCGGGGTCAACGGGATGACAGGGGGTGACCCAGGGGTCACCGTGACGCACCCGGCGTACCCAGCACAGCCCGGCTCTGCCCACATGATGATGGGCTTCTACCCGCCGCCTCCATCCTACTGCAACCACCCGCCGCCATCTTACGAACAAATATTTCAGAACAGAGACAAGAAGTAA